One window from the genome of Eleginops maclovinus isolate JMC-PN-2008 ecotype Puerto Natales chromosome 15, JC_Emac_rtc_rv5, whole genome shotgun sequence encodes:
- the LOC134877012 gene encoding ectonucleoside triphosphate diphosphohydrolase 5-like isoform X2: MKPAGPLLLLLHLLAVVQLTRARVKTSLLDLTNSIGSILPSLSRPANHSHIFYAVMFDAGSTGTRIHVYTFIHSGSEELPVLDNEMFHSIKPGLSAYAGSPEMAGHTVRMLLKVAKKTVPRLEWKRTPLFLRATAGLRLLSSEKARLLLEQVQHVFDESPFLVPDDSVSIMNGTNEGILAWISVNYLTGHLNAQSEKTVGILDLGGGSTQITFLPKLRKTIESVPVADYVAKYDISNSTFELYTYSYLGNGLMAARLATLGALGAGGPEWRVFKSSCLPKKFRDEWSFGGLTYRVSGDPDGPAGYKLCYQEVLKVVKGIIHQPYELQDSNVFYAFSYYFDRAVDAGLIDGVHGGTLEVRDFRKRAKEVCNKMTKHPPISSFLCMDMTYITCLLKDGFGFKESTVLQLTKKVNNVEASWALGATLDHLHNLKIL; encoded by the exons ATGAAGCCCGCCGGGCCACTTCTGCTGCTCCTGCACTTGCTCGCTGTTGTTCAGCTGACCCGGGCCAGGGTCAAGACCTCTCTCCTGGATCTGACCAACAGCATCGGGAGCATCCTGCCCAGCCTCAGCCGACCTGCCAACCACAGCCACATCTTCTACGCAGTGATGTTTGATGCGGGGAGCACAGGGACACGCATCCATGTCTACACCTTCATCCATAGCGGGTCAG AGGAGCTGCCTGTTCTGGACAATGAGATGTTCCATTCCATAAAGCCTGGTTTGTCCGCGTATGCTGGCTCCCCAGAGATG gccGGCCACACCGTGAGGATGTTGCTGAAGGTGGCTAAGAAGACCGTGCCTCGCCTGGAGTGGAAGAGAACCCCGCTGTTTCTCAGAGCCACGGCTGGACTGCGGCTGCTGTCCTCAGAGAAAGCCCGGCTGCTTTTGGAGCAG GTTCAACATGTGTTTGATGAATCTCCGTTTTTGGTCCCAGACGACAGCGTCAGCATAATGAACGGCACAAATGAAG GAATCCTGGCTTGGATATCTGTGAACTATCTGACAG gTCACCTGAATGCACAAAGCGAGAAGACAGTGGGAATCTTGGATCTGGGCGGAGGATCTACGCAGATCACTTTCCTGCCAAAGCTGAGG AAAACCATTGAAAGTGTTCCTGTCGCTGATTACGTTGCCAAATATGACATCTCCAACTCCACATTTGAATTGTACACTTACAG TTACCTTGGAAATGGACTGATGGCAGCGAGACTGGCCACGCTGGGGGCTTTGGGGGCAGGAG GGCCGGAGTGGCGGGTTTTTAAAAGTTCCTGCCTGCCAAAGAAGTTCAGGGACGAATGGAGCTTTGGAGGGCTGACATATCGAGTGAGCGGGGACCCAGATG GTCCTGCAGGATACAAGCTTTGTTATCAGGAAGTACTTAAGGTAGTGAAGGGGATTATTCACCAGCCGTATGAGCTCCAAGACAGCAATGTATTCTATGCATTCTCCTATTACTTTGACCGAGCGGTGGATGCAGGCCTTATcg ATGGGGTCCATGGAGGGACGCTGGAGGTCAGAGACTTCAGGAAGAGGGCTAAAGAGG TTTGCAATAAGATGACCAAGCACCCTCCCATCAGTTCTTTCCTGTGCATGGACATGACCTACATCACTTGTCTGCTCAAGGATGGATTCGGCTTCAAGGAGAGCACCGTGCTGCAG TTGACCAAGAAAGTAAACAACGTGGAGGCCAGCTGGGCTTTAGGCGCCACGTTGGATCACCTCCACAACCTGAAGATCCTCTGA
- the LOC134877012 gene encoding ectonucleoside triphosphate diphosphohydrolase 5-like isoform X1: protein MKPAGPLLLLLHLLAVVQLTRARVKTSLLDLTNSIGSILPSLSRPANHSHIFYAVMFDAGSTGTRIHVYTFIHSGSEELPVLDNEMFHSIKPGLSAYAGSPEMAGHTVRMLLKVAKKTVPRLEWKRTPLFLRATAGLRLLSSEKARLLLEQVQHVFDESPFLVPDDSVSIMNGTNEGILAWISVNYLTGHLNAQSEKTVGILDLGGGSTQITFLPKLRKTIESVPVADYVAKYDISNSTFELYTYSYLGNGLMAARLATLGALGAGGMLDMRREVALLPLAVWVGVVHWPEWRVFKSSCLPKKFRDEWSFGGLTYRVSGDPDGPAGYKLCYQEVLKVVKGIIHQPYELQDSNVFYAFSYYFDRAVDAGLIDGVHGGTLEVRDFRKRAKEVCNKMTKHPPISSFLCMDMTYITCLLKDGFGFKESTVLQLTKKVNNVEASWALGATLDHLHNLKIL, encoded by the exons ATGAAGCCCGCCGGGCCACTTCTGCTGCTCCTGCACTTGCTCGCTGTTGTTCAGCTGACCCGGGCCAGGGTCAAGACCTCTCTCCTGGATCTGACCAACAGCATCGGGAGCATCCTGCCCAGCCTCAGCCGACCTGCCAACCACAGCCACATCTTCTACGCAGTGATGTTTGATGCGGGGAGCACAGGGACACGCATCCATGTCTACACCTTCATCCATAGCGGGTCAG AGGAGCTGCCTGTTCTGGACAATGAGATGTTCCATTCCATAAAGCCTGGTTTGTCCGCGTATGCTGGCTCCCCAGAGATG gccGGCCACACCGTGAGGATGTTGCTGAAGGTGGCTAAGAAGACCGTGCCTCGCCTGGAGTGGAAGAGAACCCCGCTGTTTCTCAGAGCCACGGCTGGACTGCGGCTGCTGTCCTCAGAGAAAGCCCGGCTGCTTTTGGAGCAG GTTCAACATGTGTTTGATGAATCTCCGTTTTTGGTCCCAGACGACAGCGTCAGCATAATGAACGGCACAAATGAAG GAATCCTGGCTTGGATATCTGTGAACTATCTGACAG gTCACCTGAATGCACAAAGCGAGAAGACAGTGGGAATCTTGGATCTGGGCGGAGGATCTACGCAGATCACTTTCCTGCCAAAGCTGAGG AAAACCATTGAAAGTGTTCCTGTCGCTGATTACGTTGCCAAATATGACATCTCCAACTCCACATTTGAATTGTACACTTACAG TTACCTTGGAAATGGACTGATGGCAGCGAGACTGGCCACGCTGGGGGCTTTGGGGGCAGGAGGTATGCTGGACATGAGGAGAGAGGTTGCTCTGTTGCCATTAGCTGTGTGGGTCGGTGTTGTTCATT GGCCGGAGTGGCGGGTTTTTAAAAGTTCCTGCCTGCCAAAGAAGTTCAGGGACGAATGGAGCTTTGGAGGGCTGACATATCGAGTGAGCGGGGACCCAGATG GTCCTGCAGGATACAAGCTTTGTTATCAGGAAGTACTTAAGGTAGTGAAGGGGATTATTCACCAGCCGTATGAGCTCCAAGACAGCAATGTATTCTATGCATTCTCCTATTACTTTGACCGAGCGGTGGATGCAGGCCTTATcg ATGGGGTCCATGGAGGGACGCTGGAGGTCAGAGACTTCAGGAAGAGGGCTAAAGAGG TTTGCAATAAGATGACCAAGCACCCTCCCATCAGTTCTTTCCTGTGCATGGACATGACCTACATCACTTGTCTGCTCAAGGATGGATTCGGCTTCAAGGAGAGCACCGTGCTGCAG TTGACCAAGAAAGTAAACAACGTGGAGGCCAGCTGGGCTTTAGGCGCCACGTTGGATCACCTCCACAACCTGAAGATCCTCTGA
- the LOC134877012 gene encoding ectonucleoside triphosphate diphosphohydrolase 5-like isoform X3 — MKPAGPLLLLLHLLAVVQLTRARVKTSLLDLTNSIGSILPSLSRPANHSHIFYAVMFDAGSTGTRIHVYTFIHSGSEELPVLDNEMFHSIKPGLSAYAGSPEMAGHTVRMLLKVAKKTVPRLEWKRTPLFLRATAGLRLLSSEKARLLLEQVQHVFDESPFLVPDDSVSIMNGTNEGILAWISVNYLTGHLNAQSEKTVGILDLGGGSTQITFLPKLRVSCLFCILQGPEWRVFKSSCLPKKFRDEWSFGGLTYRVSGDPDGPAGYKLCYQEVLKVVKGIIHQPYELQDSNVFYAFSYYFDRAVDAGLIDGVHGGTLEVRDFRKRAKEVCNKMTKHPPISSFLCMDMTYITCLLKDGFGFKESTVLQLTKKVNNVEASWALGATLDHLHNLKIL; from the exons ATGAAGCCCGCCGGGCCACTTCTGCTGCTCCTGCACTTGCTCGCTGTTGTTCAGCTGACCCGGGCCAGGGTCAAGACCTCTCTCCTGGATCTGACCAACAGCATCGGGAGCATCCTGCCCAGCCTCAGCCGACCTGCCAACCACAGCCACATCTTCTACGCAGTGATGTTTGATGCGGGGAGCACAGGGACACGCATCCATGTCTACACCTTCATCCATAGCGGGTCAG AGGAGCTGCCTGTTCTGGACAATGAGATGTTCCATTCCATAAAGCCTGGTTTGTCCGCGTATGCTGGCTCCCCAGAGATG gccGGCCACACCGTGAGGATGTTGCTGAAGGTGGCTAAGAAGACCGTGCCTCGCCTGGAGTGGAAGAGAACCCCGCTGTTTCTCAGAGCCACGGCTGGACTGCGGCTGCTGTCCTCAGAGAAAGCCCGGCTGCTTTTGGAGCAG GTTCAACATGTGTTTGATGAATCTCCGTTTTTGGTCCCAGACGACAGCGTCAGCATAATGAACGGCACAAATGAAG GAATCCTGGCTTGGATATCTGTGAACTATCTGACAG gTCACCTGAATGCACAAAGCGAGAAGACAGTGGGAATCTTGGATCTGGGCGGAGGATCTACGCAGATCACTTTCCTGCCAAAGCTGAGGGTCAGCTGTTTGTTCTGCATTCTTCAAG GGCCGGAGTGGCGGGTTTTTAAAAGTTCCTGCCTGCCAAAGAAGTTCAGGGACGAATGGAGCTTTGGAGGGCTGACATATCGAGTGAGCGGGGACCCAGATG GTCCTGCAGGATACAAGCTTTGTTATCAGGAAGTACTTAAGGTAGTGAAGGGGATTATTCACCAGCCGTATGAGCTCCAAGACAGCAATGTATTCTATGCATTCTCCTATTACTTTGACCGAGCGGTGGATGCAGGCCTTATcg ATGGGGTCCATGGAGGGACGCTGGAGGTCAGAGACTTCAGGAAGAGGGCTAAAGAGG TTTGCAATAAGATGACCAAGCACCCTCCCATCAGTTCTTTCCTGTGCATGGACATGACCTACATCACTTGTCTGCTCAAGGATGGATTCGGCTTCAAGGAGAGCACCGTGCTGCAG TTGACCAAGAAAGTAAACAACGTGGAGGCCAGCTGGGCTTTAGGCGCCACGTTGGATCACCTCCACAACCTGAAGATCCTCTGA
- the LOC134877101 gene encoding methylmalonate-semialdehyde/malonate-semialdehyde dehydrogenase [acylating], mitochondrial-like, which produces MAAILLRTLMNKKVPLQLGRMCYSSSVPTTKLLIDGKFIESKTSEWLDIHNPATNEVVGRVPKATQEEMLAAVDSCSRAYRSWSDTSILSRQQIFLRYQQLIKDNIKELAKLITLEQGKTLADAEGDVYRGLQVVEHACSITSLMLGETLPSITKDMDTYTYRLPIGVCAGIAPFNFPAMIPLWMFPIGMVCGNTYLMKPSERVPGCTMLLAKLLLDAGAPDGALNIIHGQHAAVNFICDHPAIKAISFVGSNPAGEHIYERGSKNGKRVQSNMGAKNHGVVMPDANKENTINQLVGAAFGAAGQRCMALSTAIFVGKSREWLPELVERSKSLRVNAGDQPGADVGPLISPEAKTRVESLIQSGVDEGAKLLLDGRNANVKGYENGNFVGPTILSGVSPAMKCYTEEIFGPVLVVLEADSLDEAISLINSNPYGNGTAIFTTNGATARKYTHEVDVGQIGVNVPIPVPLPMFSFTGSRGSFRGDTNFYGKQGIQFYTQIKTVTSQWKAEDATVTSPAVTMPTMGR; this is translated from the exons ATGGCGGCTATTCTCCTCCGCACCCTTATGAACAAGAAG GTGCCCCTCCAGCTGGGTCGCATGTgttactcctcctcagtg CCCACCACCAAGCTGCTCATTGACGGAAAGTTCATTGAGTCCAAAACCTCTGAATGGCTCGACATTCACAACCCT GCCACTAATGAGGTGGTTGGACGCGTTCCCAAAGCCACCCAGGAGGAGATGCTGGCAGCTGTGGACTCATGCTCCAGAGCCTACCGGTCCTGGTCCGATACCTCCATCCTCAGCAGGCAGCAGATCTTCCTGCGCTACCAGCAGCTCATCAAGGATAACATT AAAGAACTGGCTAAATTGATCACCTTGGAGCAGGGCAAAACCCTGGCCGATGCAGAGGGAGATGTATATAGAGGACTCC AGGTTGTTGAGCATGCCTGCAGCATTACCTCCCTCATGCTGGGCGAGACGTTACCCTCCATCACCAAAGACATGGATACCTACACCTACCGCCTGCCGATCGGAGTGTGTGCCGGCATTGCACCGTTTAACTTCCCCGCTATGATTCCTCTGTGGATGTTCCCCATCGGCATGGTCTGTGGCAACACCTACCTGATGAAGCCCTCTGAACGCGTCCCAGGCTGCACCATGCTCCTGGCAAAACTGCTCCTTGACGCTGGAGCACCAGATGGTGCACTCAACATCATCCACGGCCAGCACGCAG CGGTGAACTTCATCTGTGACCACCCGGCCATCAAAGCCATCAGCTTTGTCGGCTCCAACCCGGCCGGAGAGCACATCTACGAGCGGGGATCCAAGAACGGCAAGAGAGTGCAGTCCAACATG GGTGCCAAGAACCATGGTGTGGTGATGCCCGATGCCAACAAAGAGAACACCATCAACCAGCTGGTGGGGGCTGCGTTCGGAGCAGCTGGCCAGCGCTGTATGGCTCTCTCCACCGCCATCTTTGTAGGAAAGTCCCGCGAATGGCTCCCAGAGCTGGTGGAGCGCTCCAAATCCCTGCGAGTGAACGCAG GTGATCAGCCTGGAGCAGATGTGGGTCCCCTGATCTCTCCTGAAGCCAAAACCAGGGTGGAGTCTTTGATCCAGAGCGGGGTGGATGAGGGTGCCAAGCTGTTGCTGGATGGGAGGAATGCCAACGTCAAGGGATACGAAAATGGAAACTTTGTGGGACCCACCATCCTGAGCGGTGTTTCG CCGGCCATGAAGTGCTACACAGAGGAGATCTTTGGACCGGTGCTCGTCGTCCTGGAGGCTGACAGTCTTGATGAGGCGATTTCTTTAATCAACAGTAACCCCTACGGCAACGGCACAGCCATCTTCACCACCAACGGAGCCACAGCACGCAAATACACACACGAGGTGGACGTTGGCCAG ATTGGCGTAAATGTGCCCATCCCTGTACCCCTGCCCATGTTCTCCTTCACTGGCTCCAGAGGCTCATTCAGAGGCGACACCAATTTCTACGGCAAGCAG GGCATCCAGTTCTACACTCAGATCAAGACTGTGACATCGCAGTGGAAGGCTGAAGACGCCACTGTGACAAGCCCAGCTGTTACCATGCCAACCATGGGACGCTAA
- the lrfn5b gene encoding leucine-rich repeat and fibronectin type-III domain-containing protein 5 produces the protein MESLLVYLIVLGVAVKAHKVQVCPKRCVCQVLNPNLATLCDKKGLLFVPPNIDRHTVEMRLGDNFVTSVKRKDFANMTKLVDLTLSRNTIGSIAPLAFKDLENLRALHLDSNRLSRIINDTFSGMSKLHHLNLNNNQLTHIHIGAFNDLTALEELDLSYNNLESAPWVAIQRMSNLHTLNLDHNMLSYIPEGTFSGLQKLKRLDVTSNKLQKLPPDPIFQRAGVLATSGIMGPTSFALSFGGNPLRCNCELLWLRRLRREDDLETCASPQHLAGRYFWTVSEEEFLCEPPLITRHSQELQALEGQSVTMRCKARGDPDPIIHWIAPDGRLMSNSSRAAVHSDGTLDILISTVKDSGSFTCVASNPAGEAQQTVDLVIAKLPYITNKTVAEQEPDPGSSDIATVTKTGADAGGLPLGNAKTSQEKKVVIAEATSTSAMVKFNFQRSIPGIRMFQIQYNGTYDDSLVYRMIPPTSKSIMVNNLAAGTHYDLCVLAIYDDQVTALTATRVIGCIHFTTEPQYLRCHFMQSQFLGGTIVVIIGGIIVASVLAFIIFLIVRYRVCNQGDADKALEMGDIRSLSSDGQLQGCGVPKSLSKQVLRPEKNDKECLRISLPPPEPAKQKQPVVVASTKTSVPDCTVSNSAVSHSWHPASPGAPRPKRSTAPPKPSEARRAEAHADVELDNMNRNNSSEVKMNTAVALTFPGQPTKWTAAPRGPRPQPAPRHYMTVPAGGVRVNRRHSLNADSYVERCYVAYPKPGASLRSKRSLSMSVELPQLESSTNIHRARDKLSRSEWLLESTL, from the exons ATGGAGTCTCTCCTGGTTTACCTGATAGTCCTCGGTGTGGCCGTGAAGGCCCACAAAGTCCAGGTCTGCCCTAAACGCTGTGTCTGCCAGGTGCTCAACCCTAACTTGGCGACTTTGTGCGACAAAAAGGGTCTCCTGTTTGTGCCCCCGAACATCGACAGGCACACGGTGGAGATGCGTCTCGGGGATAACTTTGTAACCAGCGTCAAACGCAAAGACTTTGCCAACATGACAAAGCTGGTGGACTTGACCCTGTCTCGAAACACTATTGGCTCCATCGCACCCCTTGCTTTCAAAGACCTGGAGAACCTGCGAGCCCTTCACCTCGATAGCAACCGTCTATCCCGCATCATCAACGACACCTTCAGCGGCATGTCCAAGCTGCACCACCTCAACCTCAACAACAACCAGCTCACCCACATACACATTGGGGCCTTCAATGATCTGACAGCGCTGGAAGAGCTGGACTTATCCTACAACAATTTGGAAAGTGCACCATGGGTGGCAATTCAGAGGATGTCCAATCTCCATACACTCAATTTGGATCACAACATGCTGAGTTACATCCCAGAGGGCACCTTCTCCGGGCTGCAGAAGCTCAAGAGGCTGGATGTGACTTCCAACAAGCTCCAGAAGCTTCCACCTGACCCTATTTTCCAAAGAGCTGGAGTCCTGGCCACCTCTGGGATTATGGGGCCCACATCATTCGCGCTGAGCTTTGGAGGAAACCCGCTGAGGTGTAACTGTGAGCTGCTCTGGCTGCGGAGGTTGCGGAGGGAGGATGATCTGGAGACCTGTGCCTCACCGCAACACCTCGCCGGGCGCTATTTCTGGACTGTCTCAGAGGAAGAGTTTCTGTGTGAGCCTCCTCTCATCACCAGGCACTCTCAG GAGCTGCAAGCGTTGGAGGGTCAGAGTGTGACAATGCGCTGTAAGGCCAGGGGGGATCCCGACCCCATTATCCACTGGATCGCTCCTGATGGACGCCTGATGTCCAATTCCTCAAGGGCCGCGGTCCACTCAGACGGCACGTTGGACATCCTCATCAGCACCGTCAAGGACTCTG GTTCCTTCACCTGCGTCGCCTCCAACCCGGCAGGCGAAGCCCAGCAGACGGTGGATCTTGTCATTGCCAAACTCCCTTATATCACAAACAAGACAGTCGCAGAGCAGGAACCCGACCCCGGGTCATCAGATATCGCCACAGTGACAAAAACAGGGGCAGATGCTGGAGGTTTGCCTCTGGGAAACGCAAAGACGAGCCAGGAGAAGAAAGTAGTGATCGCTGAGGCCACGTCCACCTCGGCAATGGTCAAGTTTAACTTCCAGAGGAGTATTCCTGGAATACGCATGTTCCAGATCCAGTATAATGGCACCTATGATGATTCACTGGTTTACAG aATGATACCCCCGACCAGTAAGAGCATCATGGTTAACAACCTTGCGGCGGGAACACACTATGACCTGTGTGTGCTGGCCATTTACGATGACCAGGTGACCGCGCTGACGGCCACCAGGGTGATCGGTTGTATCCACTTCACCACAGAGCCGCAGTACCTGAGATGCCACTTCATGCAGTCCCAGTTTCTTGGCGGCACCATTGTGGTTATCATTGGAGGGATAATTGTGGCCTCAGTGCTCGCTTTTATCATCTTCCTCATTGTGCGCTACAGGGTGTGTAACCAAGGAGATGCAGATAAG GCTCTAGAGATGGGGGATATTCGCTCACTGAGCAGTGATGGACAGCTGCAGGGCTGTGGCGTTCCTAAGTCCCTCTCCAAGCAGGTCCTGCGTCCCGAGAAGAACGACAAGGAGTGCCTCCGGATTTCCCTGCCACCTCCGGAGCCAGCCAAGCAGAAACAACCCGTCGTTGTAGCCTCCACCAAAACCTCTGTCCCAGACTGCACTGTCTCCAATTCTGCTGTAAGTCACAGCTGGCACCCGGCCTCCCcaggcgctcccaggccaaaGCGTTCAACTGCTCCACCGAAACCCTCAGAGGCTCGCCGGGCTGAAGCTCATGCAGATGTAGAGCTTGATAACATGAACCGGAATAACTCATCAGAGGTTAAAATGAACACCGCCGTCGCACTGACTTTTCCTGGCCAGCCCACCAAATGGACTGCCGCCCCCAGGGGTCCGCGGCCCCAGCCAGCACCTCGACATTACATGACTGTACCCGCAGGGGGCGTGAGGGTGAACCGCAGGCACTCCCTGAACGCAGACTCATATGTGGAGCGCTGCTATGTGGCTTACCCCAAACCCGGGGCCAGTCTGCGCTCCAAGAGAAGTCTCTCGATGAGCGTGGAGCTGCCGCAGCTGGAGAGCTCAACAAACATTCACCGGGCCAGGGACAAGCTCTCCAGGTCTGAGTGGCTTCTGGAGAGCACTTTATGA